In Pseudoxanthomonas sp., the following proteins share a genomic window:
- the secE gene encoding preprotein translocase subunit SecE, which yields MNSKVEQSKAATPAGDIAKYIVALALVVAGLVAWWWFNGQWVAPVRALAVVAGLVLGALVFLQTGKGRDTREFLSESRFELRKVVWPTREEATRTTWVVVIVVIILSLILAAFDFGIQKAIELFLNFGR from the coding sequence TTGAACAGCAAGGTCGAACAATCCAAAGCCGCCACGCCTGCTGGCGACATCGCCAAGTACATCGTGGCGCTTGCGCTGGTCGTGGCCGGTCTGGTGGCGTGGTGGTGGTTCAATGGCCAGTGGGTCGCGCCGGTACGGGCGCTGGCGGTGGTCGCGGGCCTGGTGCTGGGTGCGCTGGTGTTCCTGCAGACCGGCAAGGGTCGCGATACGCGCGAGTTCCTGTCCGAGTCCCGCTTCGAGTTGCGCAAGGTGGTGTGGCCGACCCGTGAGGAAGCGACCCGCACGACCTGGGTGGTCGTGATCGTCGTCATCATCCTCAGCCTGATCCTGGCCGCCTTCGATTTCGGTATTCAGAAGGCGATCGAGCTGTTCCTGAATTTTGGTCGTTGA